The Parambassis ranga chromosome 19, fParRan2.1, whole genome shotgun sequence genome contains a region encoding:
- the LOC114452064 gene encoding proline-rich protein 5-like isoform X2 codes for MSYTLLMRISDGSLKLKWVLSSNQLLTRGLSGLLEQILLHSTDENLLVILADMWDLFFTKILPTLQAIFYPVQGQGSGSVRQLALLAFRDLVMLKLHLEKTLGTAASIPPSVTQMLLVLQGVHEPRGPTFKYYQLECLVEIAVSPYLCNILHDRNQFLLGPCHLQSSVLLADQSQPEITITQHHGISDSSSLSPVVEQEGEGYLEKVGSVRRHTVASVHSDYHLLSNSHLRGGTKRDRKLGVQDQGTEFLVGTNPESCRLLSNQVDIVDTKDSTVQDEENTAQEENRN; via the exons ATGAGTTATACACTCTTAATGAGAATATCAG ATGGCTCCTTAAAACTGAAATGGGTTCTTTCATCA AACCAGCTGCTGACACGGGGTCTGTCTGGACTCCTGGAACAGATTCTCCTCCACAGCACAG ATGAAAACCTGCTTGTCATCCTTGCCGACATGTGGGACCTGTTCTTCACAAAAATCCTACCCACCCTTCAGGCTATCTTCTACCCAGTCCAG gGTCAGGGGTCAGGGTCAGTGAGGCAGTTGGCTCTGCTAGCCTTTAGGGATCTGGTCATGTTGAAGCTCCACCTGGAGAAAACTCTGGGAACTGCGGCCTCCATCCCACCATCTGTGACACAAATGCTACTGGTGCttcag GGTGTCCATGAGCCCAGGGGTCCCACTTTTAAATATTACCAGTTGGAGTGTCTGGTGGAAATTGCTGTGTCTCCATATCTCTGCAACATCCTGCACGACAGAAACCAGTTCCTGTTAG GCCCCTGTCATCTGCAGTCCTCTGTGTTGCTAGCTGACCAGTCCCAGCCAGAAATCACCATCACTCAGCACCATGGGATCTCTGActcatcttctctgtctccaGTAGTTGAGCAGGAGGGTGAGGGATACCTGGAGAAGGTTGGTAGTGTGCGGCGCCACACTGTGGCCAGTGTACACTCTGACTACCACTTGTTGTCAAACTCCCATTTGCGTGGTGGAACAAAGAGGGACAGGAAGTTGGGAGTGCAAGATCAGGGCACAGAGTTTTTGGTGGGAACCAACCCTGAAAGTTGCAGGCTTTTATCCAACCAGGTTGATATTGTAGACACAAAGGACAGTACAGTGcaagatgaagaaaacacagcacaggaagaaaacagaaaTTAA
- the LOC114452064 gene encoding proline-rich protein 5-like isoform X1: MMGSFRRPRPRFMSSPVLSDLARFQVSSPALQKTTVWNRVQSAVNKVFHGGALQTNELYTLNENIRWLLKTEMGSFISEYFQNQLLTRGLSGLLEQILLHSTDENLLVILADMWDLFFTKILPTLQAIFYPVQGQGSGSVRQLALLAFRDLVMLKLHLEKTLGTAASIPPSVTQMLLVLQGVHEPRGPTFKYYQLECLVEIAVSPYLCNILHDRNQFLLGPCHLQSSVLLADQSQPEITITQHHGISDSSSLSPVVEQEGEGYLEKVGSVRRHTVASVHSDYHLLSNSHLRGGTKRDRKLGVQDQGTEFLVGTNPESCRLLSNQVDIVDTKDSTVQDEENTAQEENRN; this comes from the exons ATGATGGGATCTTTCCGGCGTCCCAGACCTCGGTTTATGAGTTCTCCAGTTTTGTCAGACCTCGCCCGCTTCCAAGTCAGCTCTCCTGCTCTACAGAAAACCACTGTGTGGAACAG GGTCCAGTCAGCTGTAAACAAGGTGTTTCACGGTGGAGCTTTGCAGACTAATGAGTTATACACTCTTAATGAGAATATCAG ATGGCTCCTTAAAACTGAAATGGGTTCTTTCATCAGTGAGTACTTCCAG AACCAGCTGCTGACACGGGGTCTGTCTGGACTCCTGGAACAGATTCTCCTCCACAGCACAG ATGAAAACCTGCTTGTCATCCTTGCCGACATGTGGGACCTGTTCTTCACAAAAATCCTACCCACCCTTCAGGCTATCTTCTACCCAGTCCAG gGTCAGGGGTCAGGGTCAGTGAGGCAGTTGGCTCTGCTAGCCTTTAGGGATCTGGTCATGTTGAAGCTCCACCTGGAGAAAACTCTGGGAACTGCGGCCTCCATCCCACCATCTGTGACACAAATGCTACTGGTGCttcag GGTGTCCATGAGCCCAGGGGTCCCACTTTTAAATATTACCAGTTGGAGTGTCTGGTGGAAATTGCTGTGTCTCCATATCTCTGCAACATCCTGCACGACAGAAACCAGTTCCTGTTAG GCCCCTGTCATCTGCAGTCCTCTGTGTTGCTAGCTGACCAGTCCCAGCCAGAAATCACCATCACTCAGCACCATGGGATCTCTGActcatcttctctgtctccaGTAGTTGAGCAGGAGGGTGAGGGATACCTGGAGAAGGTTGGTAGTGTGCGGCGCCACACTGTGGCCAGTGTACACTCTGACTACCACTTGTTGTCAAACTCCCATTTGCGTGGTGGAACAAAGAGGGACAGGAAGTTGGGAGTGCAAGATCAGGGCACAGAGTTTTTGGTGGGAACCAACCCTGAAAGTTGCAGGCTTTTATCCAACCAGGTTGATATTGTAGACACAAAGGACAGTACAGTGcaagatgaagaaaacacagcacaggaagaaaacagaaaTTAA